The window aaaaaaaaaaaaaaaaaacagaaaggcCAAGAACACCATTAgaaccaaaatcaaaataaaaaatttcggAACCGAAAAAATGTGACATACTTAAAAGTGGCTGTAGCAAAGGTGGAAAATCCATCTGCAAAGCTCTTAGACCGTTTGATTATTGTTGATTTCATTCCATCTCCAACAAGCATGATATTATACATTTTGCTACCGACCTCTATAGTCTCATTGTAAACACGGGATTTGAGTAAgcgggagactaaatttgtagacaaaatttgcaaactaaatgatggaTCACCATAgaaatgagcatgtttatcaacaCTTAATAAACCAATCAACAACTTCCATGTTGGCTCAACAATGGATTTTCAAGCACATTGGATGTGGCTCGACGTTGCCAACTAGGCTTTTTGTTCGACTTTTGGCAAAAACGCCATGTCTACGAGGATAAAAGATTACCTTCATCAAGATTTCGGGATATGTAATCGACAAGGACAAGTTGAGAAACGGCGCATGCAACTCGTTGCCTCGGCCTCCAGAAACGCCATCTACAAACTGACCTTATGTGACATCTATGTGGCGTCAAACCCGTATTCATTATAAACAGCTATGGTAAATATTAAGGGCCTTCCAGAAGGGGCTGTACCGTGGGTTGACTTTGATCCTTTCTTTTCCAAACTTCCAAATGGGGAATTGGTTGAGTACCAAGACAAATTCGAGACGTCTCCGTTGGAGGAAGAGTTAATATTAGATGTTGTCAAGCCGAATCGTGAACAAGTGCAGCAGGAGATGAAGGTTCCTCTGCACATATGTGCGCCGGCAAGTCtcgaaaaaagaaaaccaagagAAAAagacgatgatgatgatgcagcATTTCCTGAGAAAAGTCTGAAGAGAATCCGTTCGGATTGATCATCGGCTTCAATTAAATAGAGAGGATTGCTTGAGGAAAGATGATGAAGCTTGTAATTTGTCAACTTCACCTGCACTTGATATGATCACTTTATGTATTTCACTGTCATTCATACTATCTCAATCCGGCTTGGTCTGTGTTTGtcttattttttctttgtttgatgCGTAAGTAGTTGCCCTAGCACATAGGCGCATGCATACCCCATGCAGACTTTGACATCGAGAAGAAATGCATTGTTGTATTTGGACGGTGGCGATTTTCGCCATGACACGATTAGCGAACCAGGGAATTTCATGCCAACTCGTTTAAAGGAGTATGTTTTTGTTTCGTGATTTCGTATATTTACAGAATGGTTCTATGGAATTACAGATATTCACTCAAATTGTTACGACCCATAAAAGAGTGGAATCCTTTTCGTGTTAGATTATTAAGAACAAGTGAAGCGAAGTTGACTTGAATTGATTAATGGGGTAAAAACCCAGGTTCAAACATTTCCAATGGGAATCGAAAatcaaaagtaaagaaaaaagaagttaaagATCCTTTGTAAATCATAATATATCCAAAATCCGCATTCGACGGAGGAAAAACCTTCACCCAAAAGCCCAACCACTGCCTCCGCCTCTTTATTTACTTGGGAAAACGTTCTCTTTCACTCCTCCACAGCAAGAGGAACAGACGCTGCCAGCTTGCTGTACTTGAGGGCGTAAAACATCTCCAGATAGCGGCGGCTCTCCAGGCGATCAAGGTTTGAAACATGCTTCCAGAAGCCATAAACTCCCGTGAGGGTCAGGAGCCTCTGAGAGTAGATTTGCCATGTGTACCTAAACAAAAATAGAGCAAACATGTAAGATAACTTACAAGGCAAGCAATATAATTTACCGTGAAAAAAGGGACTTGATTTTGCTTACTTCTCATAAATGCGCTGCAAGCCGCCTTGAGAAATCTTGTCCCAGTGGCTAGGATCTGCCTTGCTCTTCTCAAAGAAATCAACAAGGATCTCAGCAGCTTGATCGCCGTGATATGGATCAATGTGGTAGCCAGATTTCCCATGCACTATAATTTCAGCCGGGCCACCCTTGCAAGTGGCAAATGTGGGCAGTCCACAAGTCATGGCCTCAACGACAGTCAAGCCGAAAGCTTCATACACAGCAGGCTGCACAAAGGCTCCCTTGGTGTCACAAATGTAGCGGTAAAGTTCACCATTCCTGACACGGTTCATCTGGGAAGAAATCCATCTGAACTGCCCGTTCAGCTTGTAGGTGTCGATAAGCTCATACATCTTCTTCATCTCATCCTTCTCCTCATTGTCCTTGGACTCCTTGCGGCGATCACCAGCAACTACAACCAGGTTAACCAACTCTCTGAGCTTGGCATTCTTACCATACCACTCGACAAGCCCAGTGATGTTCTTCACACGGTCCAGCCTTGCCATTGTGAAGATGATTGGCTTGTTTCTGTCCTTCAACACACATCTGTTCGAATAACAAATATAAACCCATTAGTACATATTTGAACGGACGATGAAATGAGCAAAACATAACCGCGGCAAAAAAATGATGCCGAAACTTACAAGTGCTCCTTATTTTCGACTTGGCTGTAAAGGAGCTCTTCGATTTCAGGGTGGAAGTTAGTCAGCCTCTTTTCTTTCTCAGTGTAAGGGAAGTAGACGCTCATATCAGCTCCTGGTGAAACAATGTTGAACTTGGGATCGAAGACATCAATACCATGAACAACACGGTAGAGCCCAGGAAGAGTAAAAGCAGTGTGGCTCTCATACTGACCAACAGTTTCTTTGCTGCAAACATTCATAGAACACAAATTTAGGATCCAAAAGATGTGACGGTTGAATGTACGAAAAAATCTAACGCCAGGTGATATTATTACCTTCCAGCAATCTCTTGATAGGTACTGGTGATGATGAAATCAGTGTGGTTCATGGCGATAAGATCAGCTGTAAATTGGCATGAGAAGTGATAACTGTCATCCAATTTCTTCCAGTAAAGGTCAGAATCAGGGTATTTTGACTTCTCGAGAGCATGAGCAATGGTGCACTGCAGGACCAACAAAAACCGAACAATGAATTTAGCGACTAAGATGCAAAAGTTATCAAATCGGAATCACAATTCACAAACCTGTGTAACACCCAATTTGAGTGCCATCAGTGAGGCCACAATGTTGCCATCACTGTAGTTTCCGATGATGAGATCAGGCTTGCCATGCATTTCCTTGGAAAGTTCCTTGATCGCATCCTAATAACACAAAAATCGGTATGCATTAAAACCAAATACAAGCAAAAATTGGAATATGTCagtgaaggaaaaaaatatggaaactgatatatatattaacaGAGAAATTCACCTCGGCGTATGTCTCTAGGTAGGGCCAGACTTCGAATCTTGAAATCCATCTGCGGACAATGGCTCCTTTCTCATCTCTGAATGGAACACGAAGAATATCTGAATGCTCAGTCCCGTATACTTTCTCAAGTCGATCACCACATGTGGTTCCAACGGCATCAGGAAGAAGCCTTGTGAGCTGTGTTTAAAACATAATCAAAGCATCAGAATGGAGAGCATAAAATAAAATCACCAAATAACATAAATTTCGGAGCCACAAAATTTCAGATAAACTCACAATGATAATGCGGGGTATGATATCCAGTCCCTGTTGCTTAACACGCTTAAGCATCTCAGCCTCCAATGCGCGAACTTGATCCAAGATATAGACAACCTGGCCACCGGTGTCAGGGTACCCCAAGACATTGTCTTGGGCGAAATAGCCGTGGGGGGAGAGGATCACAACATTAAAGACCATGGGGATTTGGTCAAGGAATTTCTCAAGAGTGCAAGGATCGGGTGCCTCAAGAAGGTCCAACAGAAGTTGCATCATTTCGAGCACACGCCCAGCAGTGTCACCCCAACCCCTTTCCAAGCCAATGGCTTGCAACTTCGGCTCGAACTCCTTGTACGGAGTTTCCGGGGCAATTGCAGATAGGAAATCCTCTGCCTTCCTCAGAACATGTTGCAGCTCATTCACATCGTTAATTTTGTTATTCAGCATCAGGTTCTGCACGAAAATGCCGATCAAATTAAATACAGAGATCAGCAAAGCTGCACAAGAGTACTAATATCATTCACAATCAAAGATGGTAAAGttgaaaatgagaggaaatCATACCCTGCCCTCGTAGCAGTGAACACGGAGAAACTTGAGCAGCGGGTGCAGGCTCTCCTTGTCATGGAAGAGCTTTGCAGAAAGGTGGCGGTTGAGGAACTCAACGCCGTTTCCAATGGACTTGGAAAGAGTTGGGCGGGGGAAGGAGGCGTTGAATGGCTCAAAGTCCAACTCGAGCACAAAGTTGCCGTTGGCACTGCAATTGAAACCAACACAAATTATTAACATCACAGACAGAGTTACAAACGGGTTTTATTCTACAAtgcgatattctaaactactctaatgaGTCTAATCTACGAACTCCAGCACAAGTAACAAACAATTAAGAACCAAATCGAAACTTtggaaatcaaaatataaaaagaccCAAAATCTACCTTCCATCAACAAGTTCCTCCTTGAATTGCAAGTACTCAGCCACACGTAACTCCTCGACAACGAGAGCATGGACATTCACACGAATGTACTCCCAAACACCAGGCCTTGGGCGGACAGCAAGCGCCACCCATGGGGGCAGAACAATTACCTCCTACATTACACAAAACATCCACAAATCGTTCAGAAAACTCCTAAAAAGACACAGAAACAAATGATGTATAATCGAAAATGTTTACCTGGGTGTTCTTCAAAACTTCACCAAAAGCCCCATCCAACAGCTTCCGCCTGTTCGTTTCAGGAATCTCTTCGAACTCGGCAAGAAGCTGATGGGGTTGCAGAAACCCTTTCCCCTTTTTCTCAATCCTAAAACCCCAAAAACCCTTTTAGTGATCAAACCAaacaacaacctcaacaaatacaAAAGACAACAACTTTTTGCATGTTTTGAAACATTAGACAAAAACCCATTCGTGATCGCAACGTAGTAGTACCTTGAAAGAAGGGCCAGAATCTCATTGCGGTGAGCAGAAAGGGTTTCGTCCAGCCTCTCCCGGAGACTCTGGACGCGGGTCAGCACACGTTCCGCCATCGACAGCAGCTTGGAAAATCAGACAACCTTAAAAGCTGCAAGAAAAAGCAAAACTGTAACCATAACAAGTCATCCAGAAAAAGTCAACAAATCAAACCTTAAATAAGACTAAAATCatgtaaataataatattactattaatattctGGAAGACAcagattttatttttcaaaaccaAACCACCACCATCCAACAACGACTGTACAAAAGGTTCATCTAAGATTTGCAACCATAAATAGTGCTAAAGAATAATGGAAAAAGGGTTTGCAGAGTATTCTCTAGAAGCAAAAGCActgatatttttaataattagagCCCCGGAAACATTTAAGAGTTCAAACCCCatcattaaataaattaataatccaGGCTTATCGTAATTAAGGGCTCTTAACAAGGATATTTATGGGGCATTAGGCAAAGTTGATAAGACCAACcagatgaaaaattaaaaaaccatattttccttttgcttgtTGGAGTAGAAAACCCAACACATCAAAAGATAAGAACAGATTTTTGTatcttgaacaaaaaaaaaacagggaTCTACACGAAAACAGAGCAAAAACCCATAAAACAAAATCTAAATCCAAAATTAAGAAGCAATTGATCCATGCGAAAATGTAACAAAAATCCGAGAAAAAACATCATTCGGCCTTAAGAGAAACCACccaagaacaagaaaaatagATAAAGTAAAAAATGGCGAAATGAAAAGGAGTACCTAGAGAAAGATCGGTGGGAGAAGGAAGATGATTTGATGAACACAGATGGAGGGGAGTTTTATAGTGAGGGGAGCGCGAAAAAATATGGTAAGAAACAGACTTGGACAAAAGTCCATTTCACTTTTGACCCTTGGTCTTAATTTCTTGcgaaaagtaaacaaaaacagtggtaattttgtaaaaatatcCACATTGGAATCGGATATGATGAGATGTTTCACTGCAAAGTATTGTAAATGTGGAAGGAAATAAGGGGCAAATAGCATTTGTGctatctttaatttttaatattagtatgctagaatttaatttaatgcaTGGACGTGCTCTTCAAGAATTTGCCTTTACCATGGGCCTTGCTGTCCAAGAAAAAATCCGAttggatttttatttgtttacttTTATGGCacgaaaatttggaaaaattgcAGGGAAAGAGAGGCTTATgttagagaaaattttcaatgtgcTGTCAATACGATCTTATATATTAAGTATTATAatgtaatttatttaaaaaaattcaagttttcaCTAGTTCATTATCAGGCTGTATTTATAAGACACTAAAAAATCTATCATAATGTTAGGCATGGAATGGGGTCTAATTGTAGTTGGTGATGATTCAAAAGTTGGACTTTTTTAATACGTCCAGAACTTTGTAGGTGTTCTCTATAAAATTTGATGATGATAAAACCCTGAAATTTTGTTGCCCATCTCTTAGATTTGTGGGTTTGATGTAACCCACTTTTTAGAATTGGACAAATTTATATgcataatattaatatatttctTTGTAATCTGCACCAATGTCTGGTGTGGAAAAAAGTTTAGGAAAGAGATTATTTCGGATCTCTCCTTTTAAAGCTCAgagatcaagtgatccggatctttgaaatttgatttaatagttaaaaacagagaaataagtaaaaacttttaaaaattagaataatttttgaccgtttgatcaaattttaaatgtcCTGATCACTTGATTCCTGAGCTTTTGAGGAAGAGATCagaagaggatctctttccgaAAGTTTATGCTTTATAGTACCATGTAGTAGGAGACACAATACAGGTTTTTAACATGCCATCCACAATAGATAAGATGTTTGAAGAATATTCCCAACTTATCATATTGTATAATATATAGACTGCGACTAGTAGGAGCAATCATCGGAGCAAAAACAATGCGATAAAAAATTCTTGAAATGCGACTAGTAAAACTTTCTATCATTACCTTAAAATGTACGGAGAATTACCGCCAACGAATGCTCTTGACCAGAAGAGTAATGAATCGACGAACAAATTGAATGAACGAAGAACTTCAATATACAGAACACAGAGAACGACAGAAATGAAGAGAGGGTGAATAAGAATGGGATGGAGAAGAAGGAAAGCTAGAACGGCCTTTTATATACATGGAAGATGGAGCAAGGGAAAGAGAAAGATGACATGTCATGTGACTCATCGTCTTCCTTGGTGCGATTGGTGGGTAATGCTGCTAATTGAATTGATTATtcattgaaaattatttttgctCATCATTCTCAAGTGATAGTTACGTTCGTCATTCTATTTGTCATCattaaatgagtttaaatttcgataACTATGTAGTTGATGGATGCAAATTTCAAGAATTAAAATCGTCTGACAATAAGAAATAGGATGGTAAATATTAATAAACTTGATGGATCAGATCGTGTTTCCGCCATACCGATGGTAAGAAAAACTAAAACCACTGGTTACACATTTCCTGTGGTTTCATTGTTGTTTTCACAAAACCGCTTTACTTTTTTCTGGTCTGACcctaagttttttttgttttttttactcATTTTCCTCACCCACTTTCTCCTTCAACTCCCCCTTTTTCTATTCATTTTGTATAGTTTGTAGGCTCTTTTACCATCATATATCATTGTCTGAGTTCCTTCTGAAAcctataattttaattaatcaaatgcaactttttcttatgtaatatttaaaattaacatgTGCATGCATGCTCTTATCCATTAACTAGCCTGGTTTTTTATGAATCCTGTCTTCTTTGACTCGACGCTAAACGGTGGTATTGAGTATTTGACCTAACAAAATGAAGCTAAACGGAAGTAGCTGGTACAGGCTACTTCGAGTTTGTCTTTGGTAGTTCAACAAATCAAGTAAGttgatttttaaataattttcactGTTCGATTATTTAGAGCCAATCTTTACTGCGCATATGTTGAACTACTTAATCCTGGgctattgaaaaagaaaaatgagctAAAACATGTAGTTTTTATGaagtttcatttttgtttttgtattttaaattgCATCGAATTTGGTTTTTGTCATTAATTTGAGTTGATTATTTATGATAACGTACATTTTACATGCTGCATAGGAGATATTTTGTAAACTTAACGATACTTATGAACTAGAGTCGTTTATTAAAATTTCAGACCAAATTTCATGCAATTGAAAAAACATCGAGGAAGAGTGGAACGTTATCAAAATACGGGAAAATTGGAAGGTAAAAAGGGCAAAGCTGTCATTTTAATTAAGCTACTTTAATCAATTACTTGTCAAATTATAAAAAGCAGAGAAAACATGGAATATTGGCTGAGCTGAGCATTGTGGGCGAAAAGTCACAGCGCACCAGCTGCGTTACGGGGCGGAGACACATCACCGCTTTGAAATCTTCACTTTTTTATCGTGACGTGGCGATTCCTGATGGGACAAAAGAACGAGCGCACACTGTAGGGGCCAACAGAGAATCTCATTTCCGCAATGAGAGGCCAGAACTAGAGGGCGTCAGCGAGGTGGCGAGTTCGAATCTGTTGCATCAGGGCGGCCAGGATTGTGGTACTCTGTGGTCTTCCCTGCGGGGCCCACGCGTACCTATAAATTGGCGAGGTCCATGAGCGTGTCACCGCAAACGAATCAAtaactttcttttatttatataattacaCGTAATATATTGTTTCATGTTTTAGGCATATAAAATTTAGAAGTCTCTCAAATTTTTTTACATCTGATGAGGCAAACATTACCGACATTATTATACAAATAGTATAATAATATAGCGTACCACCAAGCATGTCAGACATGTTGAAAAATCTCTTTATATTTAATGTCTAATATGGTAAATACCACCGACGTCGTCGGTTTTTAACGTAAATCTGTGTTGCCTCGTTGGTGAGTAATTATATTGTTGGAATGAAACTGATAGTCTAACACGAGGAAGAGCACATTGGTTCGAAACCCATTGGCCGTTTTAGTGGTTTTTAGGACGCTGTTTTTGAGTGAGTACACTGTAAAACTCGTGTTCTATGGTTAAAGTTGAATATTAGGGGGTTTTCAATTTTCGAGGATTCAATTTGTGTACAATGCATTCAATTGGAGTGTCCTTGTTTGGCATGGTAGGAAGTTACCGTTTGACCAATGAATTGAAAAGCGTTTTCATAGCATCTGCTCAGAAATGTAACGGTAGCGCAATTCCAGTTGTTGAATATTTGTTGAAATTACGTTACGCGTTATACGATGTTGTACTTGTATAATATCACATTTTATTCATTGATCATGAGAGTTTTGCTGTTTTCATTTTCGACAACTAGCGGTTATGAAGATTAAACATAACTAGTTTCTTATGATcttgaaaagaaacaaattttgCAAACTACAATATAACATACATGCATCCGTAAGATTGTATCCTATATCATAGTCTTCACAGAAGAATTTCTCCATATTTTGGGACCATACGTTTCAATATAGTTTGGTACCATTCTAATTTTGCCAACAAATTGTTTTTTGTTGCCAGTACAGAATTGTCATCAAGGGACGTTTTCCTACTCGATGGCAACTTTTTATTTGTTGCTACACTTGGGCTGCAACAAAATGTAAGTTTCTCTATTTGAAGTGTATGGTTCTATCAAAATCCTAGTTGGAATATAGTCGTGCATGGCTAACAAGCTCAAAAAGTGCATTGCATGTGTACGTGAGTGTATatgcaaaaatatttttgttcatcacTTTAAGGTTATGGTCATACTCGTCATTCTATTGATTATCGTTAGATGTAATGTATTGCATGGGAGAAATCTTCAATGTGCCGGGAATAGGACCCAGTACACTAAATGTTATAATATAATcggttgaaatttttattttcaagtttcCAACCAATTATATCATGACACTTGTGTACTGGGCCATATTTCCAACACTGAAAAGATCTCTCCCACTTTAAGGCTATGAGCAAATATGCACTCATGTATAAGCCATGGCATCATATGTTTCCTTACGGCTCACGtcaattttaatttgcaatttttgttctcttttACTCATCAAGTAATTATTCACATCAAATATTACAAGgaaattggaaatcgatttgcaAATCATCACATTAAAAGCAAAATGGAATATTGGGCTATCACAAAATGGAATTAGGCACTTCAAGGTAACTATGTTTGTGGTCCGTTGTGAAGTTTCTTAATTAAGACtaatgaagaagatcaacaagttTTCTACTACCATTGGAAAGAAGCTAGTAGAGGTAGCTTGAAAATTaaaggcacttagaattcccaaTTTCAAATTTATGTTCTAAACACGCCATTTCATTTGTGATTGGACCGAATTATACCTATGATGACACATAGTAGTTAACCGTTCGGTTTGATGTatgaattatttgtttttgtcacCGTATGTTAAAGCTGGAGCATATCCAACTTGGTAATCAAAAGACTTGATCCAAAATAGCGAAGTTAGAGCATCCAACTCAAATCCACCGTCATTTACAAGTTAAGATTATCTTTTCGGAACGAAAAGTTTATACGTTGAGAGTACTACACCTAAAAATTGGTGAAGGGTTCATGCCTCTTTTGTGGTGGCCACAGAAAAGGGCTACAGTTAATTTTGTTGGTGAAGCAGATCAAAGGCTACATTTTGTTCTGTTTAAATGGGTAATAGATTGATGTTGCATTATAACTCACTACATGCTAGCTTagaattgaaggaaagatttaCAACTTGAGAAAGAAATTTGACCTATCTATTATCAACTAGGATATATAATTATGTCACCAACCTGCAATCCCCGTTCAACCCTTTTATTAACACAGAATAATTGAGTTTCCTTTGAGACGTGTGTTTTGTGAGTAATTGCACTTGAAAATTCGCTCAACGCGTGCTTTGTTCTTAACAAGTGAGTGTGTCATGAGAATTCTGATCCCTCATTACTGAAAACAAACCCTTCAACCCATTgcagtacacacacacacatatgtgaTCAAATTACTAAATGAATCGTGAAGCACCGATCTTAAGTTACTTTTTTCTATTACTTAAAGGCCACGTTAATGATAAGATAGAACATGTTCTTCCTTTTTGTTTGGTGGAAATAGTCGAACTGAACACATAGACTATTTACCTAACTGAATCATTTTTAGTGTTAATTAAGATCCAAAGTGGTTGGACCCTTTTTCACTCCTAACCATTGAAGTAGTGGGGCGTAGAAAATTGGAAAACGATCGTCCAAGCGAATTAGGTTTTTGCATGCAGTCCTTGTTAAATAGGGTTAGTGAGATCGATGCAGCATGTACGTGTTTGTTGATTGGCAAGCACAtatttcagaagaaaaaaaaactccacATTCAGCAAAGTCTACTCATTTTATTTGTCTAGTCAAATTGATCACTGAGAATGTGGCTTGTAAACCTCTACTCTGTCTCGGTGAAATTTTTACACAGTATTAGAGCAGACTGCTTGTCTGTGAACTATGAAAGCACTCGACACTTGTGCACTAAAAGGTTTTGAAATAGAAACTTATGTGCTTCGTAAATAAGAACAATCAATATAATTACCTGTAcaccaaaagagaaaaacgAAGAATCCTTAAGGGCGATTTCAAGCCAATAAGGCTTTCGGTTTTGCAGGAGAAGGAGGGACGTCTATTGTACGCAGTCTTACTCTTGTTTTTAAAAGAGGTTGTTTCCACGACTCAAACCTTTGAACTTTTGATCACAAAAAATCAACATTTCTATTGCGACAAGACTCGCCCTCAGAAAACGAAAAATCCTTATTCCCAAAATTTGACTAGTGTCACAATCCTTTAAATCTTATCCGAGTTTGTAGAGAATTGGCGTTTAGCTTGCACATTGGTTGGCTTGGATCTAAAGTTTAATGGAACTATTAATTAcatactgattttttttttgaagcacAAAGATATTGGGATTGGAGTTTGTACTCTTTGAATTTTCCTTGCACATTGGTTGGCTTGGATTTAAAGTTTACCTTCAGATTTGACATTTGTGACTTCTAAACATTTGCtaagcctttttcttttgttcgcTTGGTTTATTGCGACTCGATAATTATTCAAAGCACCCTCCCGTCTAAAAGTGTTtacattttccaatttttttacataatgaaTTGTCGATAATTAAATATCAAACTCGTCATATAtaggagttaaatttcaaatcttCCACTTACAAGTAAAAGAGACTATAATTAGACAAATGCTAACGTATATTGATCACATGCCTTTTAATTTTATGTGTTAAACTGGCTCACCCAACTTACCAGTCATTGAAATGCAGATTACACCACCCAACAAATCAATTATCTTAGATGGTAAACAATGACGACATTGGAGATTTAGTAGTGCGGAAAATTGTGATGATTTACGGCACATGTAGTGCTTACTTTGAAAACTGTGTGTAGAGGAAAGCTACCAAAATGTTGAgaattatacattttttttcctaatcgAAACCGTTTAAAACCGCACCAAACCAAACGAAACAGTGTCATCTCCAATTCAGAGGCTCATAAGAAGTCAAATGGTGTCATAAGTTAGCAATCTACTAAAGCTTTGACTCTTCTTTATTTGCGGGCCTATTTTTATTTTGGGCTTCGTTGTTGGGTTCGGCTCGGTAGCTAATATTCCAGCTCTGCCCCGTCTTCGAGCTCCACGCCCTGACATTAATCACCCCGTTTCCGTTTGAAAACTCAGAACGTGACTACTGCACGGGTGACACGTGTCCGTAACTGACGTGGGTCCTAACCCCCGTCCTCCCTGCTTGCCAACACCCGGGCgccagaaattcaaaaattaggAAACAAATCTTTTATGTTCTCACTTCAGGTGCGCCTAAGCGGACGGAAAAGTTAACCGAAATTAAATAACGCAAGCACTCACGCCTGAAATAGCCGTTTCTACTTCCAtctccgtctctctctctctctctctctctctctctctacggCATTGCAGTTCTTCACTGGCACTCTCAAACCTCCAAGAACTCCAGTTTTACAGTAAGcatttctctctttctatttcTCTGTTTCCCATGATTGCAGTGCTTTTGGATTCATGAAGTTTTAGTGCATAAATCGGcgatttctttaaatatttctgtttttttttttttttttttttaaagtagttttaatttttcaggTTAAATTTGTTGAGAGCCAAAAATATCAAGAATTTGAAACGAGTCTgatagtttgattttttttttttgttgatttaggTTATTAAGATTTGAACTTGATTTCTTTATACtaatagtttaatttgttcGTGAAGCTAGGGTTTCGTTTGCTCCAATTTGTTTCTGTTAAATTTTGCAATCCAAGAAAAGCAGTCTCTTTGTCACCATTAGGAAATCTCTGGATTGTTGAAGAACGAAAATGTGATTTGATTTACCATCAACTTACTGCAGTATTGAATTTGTTATGATCGGTGATGATTCCGATTGATTTTGCTTCTGTGGTTTATAGAGTGGAGTTTAGCAAGTGAAGATGATGCCGGGGACACCAGCAACACCGTCTACTAAGGTGCGGAGGACCCCGTGCTCCACTCCGGGCGGTTCTAAAGTCAGTGAGGAGAAAATTTTAGTTACAGTTCGTTTGAGG of the Pyrus communis chromosome 1, drPyrComm1.1, whole genome shotgun sequence genome contains:
- the LOC137734092 gene encoding sucrose synthase translates to MAERVLTRVQSLRERLDETLSAHRNEILALLSRIEKKGKGFLQPHQLLAEFEEIPETNRRKLLDGAFGEVLKNTQEVIVLPPWVALAVRPRPGVWEYIRVNVHALVVEELRVAEYLQFKEELVDGSANGNFVLELDFEPFNASFPRPTLSKSIGNGVEFLNRHLSAKLFHDKESLHPLLKFLRVHCYEGRNLMLNNKINDVNELQHVLRKAEDFLSAIAPETPYKEFEPKLQAIGLERGWGDTAGRVLEMMQLLLDLLEAPDPCTLEKFLDQIPMVFNVVILSPHGYFAQDNVLGYPDTGGQVVYILDQVRALEAEMLKRVKQQGLDIIPRIIILTRLLPDAVGTTCGDRLEKVYGTEHSDILRVPFRDEKGAIVRRWISRFEVWPYLETYAEDAIKELSKEMHGKPDLIIGNYSDGNIVASLMALKLGVTQCTIAHALEKSKYPDSDLYWKKLDDSYHFSCQFTADLIAMNHTDFIITSTYQEIAGSKETVGQYESHTAFTLPGLYRVVHGIDVFDPKFNIVSPGADMSVYFPYTEKEKRLTNFHPEIEELLYSQVENKEHLCVLKDRNKPIIFTMARLDRVKNITGLVEWYGKNAKLRELVNLVVVAGDRRKESKDNEEKDEMKKMYELIDTYKLNGQFRWISSQMNRVRNGELYRYICDTKGAFVQPAVYEAFGLTVVEAMTCGLPTFATCKGGPAEIIVHGKSGYHIDPYHGDQAAEILVDFFEKSKADPSHWDKISQGGLQRIYEKYTWQIYSQRLLTLTGVYGFWKHVSNLDRLESRRYLEMFYALKYSKLAASVPLAVEE